In one window of Nocardioides sp. DNA:
- a CDS encoding FAD-binding oxidoreductase, whose product MTITKVTEIDAAVVADLEAIMGNEPGAVLTDISSRANRTRVPAPFPVHRWSDHIPAAVVLPRTAQQVSEIVKLANRTKIPVVPRAGGTGLNDGAVPNRGGIIIDVKRMNQIHEIDLANRTVTVGPGISMMKLNEELRPYGVFHPDTPASYPCSLVGGRIACSGFSLLGTRFGHSRDLCMSMEIVLPTGEIIQVGDGGGKKIRKSSTGFHLKHLFMGHQGTLGIVTEATLEIVPKPEAEFAAFFVFDDYELAHKTLYGMVTSGVATLAGNVLFDEKKVEYLRRDDEAFIPMPEWVNSVLATALYGTRAEVEAASKIVMEKGRAYGGRYTGDEMALGDWASRHDRYANPLHGRTPDGKVAPMSWHCEDAALNWSVLPQVRKEWHEIADRYIKEYGIFDDWGTYCYTSASYKPWGDYLAEIDIGIWEEKLDDALWDVWIQFKTEIAKVSLKYGGSMSNCHGTTRIGDAELVPEEMGGGWDVMKMLKRNLDPNNIMNPGKQMLDESYED is encoded by the coding sequence GTGACCATCACAAAGGTGACCGAGATCGACGCCGCCGTCGTCGCCGATCTTGAGGCAATCATGGGCAACGAGCCCGGAGCGGTGCTGACCGACATCTCCAGTCGCGCCAACCGGACGCGGGTCCCCGCACCCTTCCCGGTGCACCGCTGGTCTGACCACATTCCGGCCGCCGTGGTGCTTCCGCGCACCGCGCAGCAGGTCTCCGAGATCGTCAAGCTGGCCAACCGGACCAAGATCCCGGTGGTGCCCCGAGCAGGCGGTACCGGCCTCAACGATGGTGCCGTGCCCAACCGCGGCGGCATCATCATCGACGTCAAGCGGATGAACCAGATCCACGAGATCGACCTGGCGAACAGGACGGTGACCGTGGGTCCGGGCATCAGCATGATGAAGCTCAACGAGGAACTGCGTCCGTACGGTGTCTTCCACCCCGACACCCCGGCGTCGTACCCCTGCTCGCTGGTCGGCGGTCGGATCGCGTGCAGCGGCTTCTCGCTGCTGGGCACCCGCTTCGGTCACAGCCGGGATCTGTGCATGTCGATGGAGATCGTGCTGCCGACCGGCGAGATCATCCAGGTCGGTGACGGCGGCGGCAAGAAGATCCGCAAGTCCTCCACCGGGTTCCACCTCAAGCACCTCTTCATGGGTCACCAGGGCACGTTGGGAATCGTGACCGAGGCGACGCTGGAGATCGTGCCCAAGCCCGAGGCCGAGTTCGCGGCGTTCTTCGTCTTCGATGACTACGAGTTGGCGCACAAGACGCTCTACGGGATGGTCACCTCCGGCGTGGCCACGTTGGCGGGCAACGTGTTGTTCGACGAGAAGAAGGTCGAATACCTACGCCGCGACGACGAGGCGTTCATCCCGATGCCCGAATGGGTCAACTCGGTGCTCGCCACTGCGCTCTACGGCACCCGGGCCGAGGTCGAGGCCGCGTCGAAGATCGTGATGGAGAAGGGGCGTGCGTACGGCGGTCGCTACACCGGCGACGAGATGGCATTGGGCGACTGGGCCTCGCGTCACGACCGCTATGCCAACCCGCTGCATGGTCGTACGCCTGACGGCAAGGTTGCCCCGATGTCGTGGCACTGCGAGGACGCGGCGCTCAACTGGAGTGTGCTGCCGCAGGTCCGCAAGGAGTGGCACGAGATCGCCGACCGCTACATCAAGGAGTACGGCATCTTCGACGACTGGGGGACCTATTGCTACACCAGCGCGTCCTACAAGCCATGGGGTGACTACCTCGCCGAGATCGACATCGGGATCTGGGAGGAGAAGCTGGACGACGCCTTGTGGGATGTCTGGATCCAGTTCAAGACCGAGATCGCGAAGGTGTCGCTGAAGTACGGCGGGTCGATGAGCAACTGTCACGGCACCACCCGCATCGGCGACGCCGAGCTGGTGCCCGAGGAGATGGGCGGCGGCTGGGACGTCATGAAGATGCTCAAGCGCAACCTCGATCCCAACAACATCATGAATCCTGGAAAGCAGATGCTCGACGAGTCCTACGAGGACTGA
- a CDS encoding GntR family transcriptional regulator, whose product MPSLLLSGLARSVMFAPIDPGGGRVEAVANRLSDSISLGMLRDGDQLPAQQDLAGHLGVSLITLRDALALLKERGLIETRRGHGGGSFVKVDEQTSTSRGRAALQAMSSHDIGDLLDMQRAVSGQAARLAADRHSWDFVSRLGELVTALEAATEPPVQCRIDGRFRVEVAATAQSVRLTRAEMRLQAEAGPLRWLPELDESHREDVATLAEYHREVVASHRALVEAIGRHAHNKAQSIAEARVDADLARMLALHIQALEL is encoded by the coding sequence GTGCCGTCGCTGCTGCTGTCGGGACTCGCCCGCTCCGTCATGTTCGCGCCGATCGACCCCGGCGGCGGGCGGGTGGAGGCCGTCGCGAACCGGCTCAGCGACTCCATCTCCTTGGGCATGCTGCGCGACGGCGACCAGTTGCCCGCCCAGCAGGATCTGGCAGGCCACCTGGGCGTTTCGTTGATCACCTTGCGTGATGCCTTGGCGCTGCTGAAGGAACGCGGGTTGATCGAGACCCGGCGCGGCCACGGCGGTGGAAGCTTCGTCAAGGTCGACGAGCAGACCTCGACAAGTCGGGGGAGGGCGGCGTTGCAGGCGATGAGCAGCCATGACATCGGGGACCTGCTCGACATGCAGCGCGCCGTGTCGGGGCAGGCCGCTCGCCTCGCGGCGGATCGCCACTCGTGGGATTTCGTCAGCCGCCTTGGTGAACTCGTCACGGCGCTGGAGGCCGCCACCGAGCCCCCCGTGCAGTGCCGCATCGATGGACGCTTCCGGGTCGAGGTCGCGGCCACAGCGCAGTCCGTACGCCTGACGCGTGCGGAGATGCGACTCCAGGCTGAGGCCGGCCCGCTGCGGTGGCTTCCCGAACTGGACGAGTCGCACCGTGAGGATGTGGCCACCTTGGCCGAGTATCACCGGGAGGTCGTGGCATCACACCGTGCGCTCGTGGAGGCGATCGGGCGACACGCACACAACAAGGCGCAAAGCATCGCCGAGGCCCGCGTCGACGCGGACCTGGCTCGGATGCTCGCGTTGCACATCCAGGCACTCGAGTTGTGA
- a CDS encoding cache domain-containing protein → MPAQVPSSTQVAEAIAEHLDGVFAEVLTLRDELASLVAQAPLQSLRTADLGGIRLGLQRRLTGQLGLVRGMGVVTVPGLFVDQPRWIEWWRWEHDRPEQTEFQLDPESLDYYDYTRADWFLIPHRADHRSIVGPYVDFWGVNHYILTLTTPVLVGRRFVGVAGADLRVDEVERRLYRALRGMDGDLVLVNEANRVVGSKSARWLAGSVLRGHAVRERVPVPGWPWQLVRLG, encoded by the coding sequence ATGCCCGCGCAGGTCCCCTCGTCGACGCAGGTCGCCGAGGCCATCGCTGAGCACCTTGACGGAGTCTTCGCCGAAGTGCTCACCTTGCGTGACGAGTTGGCCTCGCTCGTGGCGCAGGCCCCCCTGCAGTCACTGCGTACGGCCGACCTCGGCGGGATTCGACTGGGACTCCAACGACGCCTCACCGGACAGTTGGGGCTGGTCCGAGGCATGGGCGTCGTCACTGTGCCGGGCCTGTTCGTCGACCAACCCCGCTGGATCGAATGGTGGCGCTGGGAGCACGATCGGCCCGAGCAGACCGAGTTCCAACTCGATCCGGAAAGCCTGGACTATTACGACTACACCCGCGCCGATTGGTTCTTGATCCCACACCGGGCCGACCACCGCTCGATCGTCGGGCCCTATGTCGACTTCTGGGGCGTCAACCACTACATCCTGACGCTCACCACGCCGGTGCTGGTCGGGCGTCGTTTCGTGGGGGTCGCGGGCGCGGATCTGCGGGTAGACGAAGTCGAGCGCCGGCTCTATCGGGCGTTGCGTGGAATGGATGGTGACCTGGTGCTGGTCAACGAAGCCAACCGGGTGGTGGGCTCCAAGTCGGCTCGCTGGTTGGCCGGCTCGGTGCTGCGGGGGCATGCGGTGCGCGAACGCGTGCCGGTCCCAGGCTGGCCTTGGCAACTCGTACGCCTGGGCTGA